In the genome of Acaryochloris sp. CCMEE 5410, the window ACCTCAGCCCACCTCTAGAAATGATCGCTCAGCCACGGTTGAGGACCACTAAAGAGTGTGGTTGCCAAAGCCAGAACCTCCCTCGAACCATCGACAGCCCCCAGTAACTTTAACTCCTGGGCCGTCAGCAGACTGGAATAGAGCGGCGCAAGACCGCGAATATTCAATTTCAAGTCTCCCCGCCCCCCGGTTCTCACCTGCCCCTGTCCTTGGGATACTTGCAATACAAACTGGCCTGAATTAGCAGGCACGAGCGGATCGTCTACTTGTAAATGCAGCTCTGCTTCCAGGGCAGGTGGGTAGCCCCGCAGGGTTAACGCCTTGGGTAAATCGACAATCCGCATCAACCAGCGTTCTGTTTTCTTTACCTGATAGGTTTGTTCCGCCAGAAAAAGCTGCAATGGATCGACTGGAGCCCCATACCACTGGATATCCTTGGCTAAGGACCGATGATCGGCGAAAAAGGTCCATAGCCGTTGTCCTGCGGCGGGAGTAATCCAGACCCAGTCGTAAATATTGATGTTGTAACACCCTGAATCCACCTGATGGGCAAAGATCACATATCCCTCCGGGTGGGCCTGTTCCCCAATTAGGTAGGTATAGATAGGCGTATCATCCTCTATCATCTGTTCCCAAATCGCCGGGTGGCGATCCAGGTTACCGTTGGTTTGCTGGGCTCGCTGCTCATACAGCTCAATCAAGACAGCTAAATCACTGGGGTCCATCGCCGTGATCGGTAAACTCCGATCTTGAATCGTCAAGGACTGGGTGGACAGCTCATAGAGGCAGTAAGTGCCCGCTTGTTCAAACCCCACGCTTCGATAGAGCTGTGAGGTGGACGCATACAAGGTTGCTAACGGAACGCCCTGCTGATGCAAGGTTTTCACGGTTTCAGCCATCAGGGACCGGGCGACCCCTGCCCCTCGATATTCTGGGGCGATGCCCACGCCAGCAATACCATGCATGGGAATGCGCTGCCCGCCAAACCACTGGCCCATGGGATAAATCCCTAGGCCCCCTAATACGGTGTCACCATGGCAAATGACCCTTAAATTATCTTGTCCCAGCTGCCGGGCAAAGGTTTGCCAATGCTCGGCAGACACATTAAAACACTGGGTTAACAATTGGCCCAAGGCCTGGACTTGTCGGGAGGTGGTGGGGATGCCAACCTCGTAGTGCTGATGGGAAATCTGGGACATTCTCAAGCACCTCGTCTAGAATTACCCCTGTTCAGTCTCCAGAAGAGACCGCTCAAATCGTTGTTGGTCAACAGATAGGCAAAAATTTTCAGCCCCCAGATGACATCTAGGGATATGTTGGTATACTAGATGAGCTTTTGTGCATTAGTCATCCTGACTGGTGTCGAGGTGCTTCCCAGTCTGCGGATGTGGTGGAATTGGTAGACACGCACGCTTGAGGGGCGTGTGGCTTATGCCTTGCGAGTTCGATTCTCGCCATCCGCATAGCTATTCCTTATGAATATTGAGATTTTAGGTCTAGGGTTCGCTGGCTTCTGCTTGAGGGGCAAACAAAACGTTATCTGCATGACTTTGCGGGAAAAAGTTAACGCCGACGGCTGATGCAGCCAAATAAGCGGTACTCAGCACCACAGCAGACAGCAGGCTTCCCGCCAATCCCATGGATAGATAGCGACGCAGGCCTTGATCATGAACCTCTAGCTGGGCAATCCTCACTCGTTTATGAGTTCTCCGATCTTTCCCTAACAAAACAACAAAGTAATATTTGCGTCCCAACAGCGAGAAGGACTTACGGACATCCAACTTCCGACTGGGTGGAGAAGAACTTGTTAAAGCCGTCATCAAAGCCTGACGCTGTGTGGCATCAAAGGACTCAGACACCTCTAAGGGGAGCTTGTTCAGAAATCGCGCGAGAGTTTCTTCTTCCTTACTGTTATTGGTCGGAATCATCAGGAATTTCTCCCAAACTGTACTAGCAGAATACCGTGGTTATTCTGCCCAAAACAGCGTGATTTCACTTATATTTGTGGCGGGCATCAAACACTCATCTCTAGCATGCGCTGAATGGGATGGAGGGCAGCTTGGCGAATGTCTTCCGGTATCGTGATTTCCGGTTTGCGATCGCGCATCGATACATACAGCTTCTCCAACGTGTTCAACCGCATGTAGGGGCATTCATTACAGGCACAGTTCCCCGTCGGTGGAGCCGGAATAAATTGCTTGCCGGGGGCCTGCTTCTCCATCTGGTGCAAAATGCCCGATTCCGTCGCCACGATAAAGGTGTCTAGGGGACTGGTTTGCGTATATTTCAGGAGAGCTGTTGTCGAGCCAATAAAGCTGGCATGTCTCAAAATGGTAGCTTCGCATTCCGGGTGAGCAATCACCTCTGCTTGGGGATTTTTGGTTTTGAGTTCAATCAACCGCCGTTCAGAAAAGGTTTCATGAACGATACAGCTTCCTTGCCAGAGCACCAAGTCCCGCCCCGTTTCGGCCATCACGTAGCGACCCAGATTTTGATCAGGAGCAAAAATAATCGGTTGATCGACGGGGATTTGATTGACGATATGAACCGCGTTGGAGCTAGTGCAGATGATGTCGCTCATGGCCTTAATCTCAGCCGTACAGTTGATGTAGGAAATCACCAAGTGATCGGGGTGAGCAGCTTTGAAAGTGGCAAATTGGTCAGGGGGACAACTATCTGCCAAAGAACAACCGGCGTCCACATCAGGCAGCAATACCAATTTATCTGGATTCAAAATTTTAGCCGTCTCCGCCATGAAATGAACGCCAGCGAAAACAATGACTTCAGCATTGGTGTCAGCAGCTTGGCGAGAGAGGCCTAAAGAGTCCCCTAAGTAATCTGCGACATCTTGGATCTCGGGCTCTTGATAGTAGTGAGCCAAGACAATGGCATTCAGGTCTTTCTTTAGGTCATTAATCGCACCCACTAAATCATGGGGCGTTGACAAAACATCATTTGGGCGAAGGGCGGTTGTAAACACTGGTCAGCGTCTATTTTTTGACGAAGGTTAATAGTTGACAATTAGAATTATAGTTGAATTTACCAAAAATGCCTAATCCAACCCTGCGAACCCTCTCTGCGAGGGATCCATCTCGGAGCTAAGAGGTCTGCCGTCTCCCACTAAATGATTCCGAAGATGAAGTGACATTCTAGAAAGACTAAGAACAATGAAGCAAAATATTCAAATATTAAATTAAGGTAAGGCTTATCCCTGGCAAGGGTTAAGGAAATTGGATCAGTGTTAGCCTATGTGCAGACAAATGATTACACAATTAAATATTTCTGGTATCGAGGCATCAGCTTTCACCAACATTTAGTTTGGTCTCGTTTATTCTTCCACCTGGAGATTCTTACATTTAGTCACTTAGTTCTACTAAGGTGTGGTTTGAGGAAGATAAAGCTGATAGGGGGGAGAGAAGCTTATTGCTTCAATGTCAGTGTTATGGGCGTTTACTAGCTGAATTCTCTCACTAATTCGCTAGGAGCCTAGCGCTTATCTCTCATGCATTATCTCAGATAGATGATGTCCAGTATTCCTTTTGGGGGCTGGGTTAGATGTGTGTTGACTTGAGCACGATTCCATTTGAGCTGTTTCAGCATCAAGACTTGAACCATGGACAATATCATTCCTCTATTTAGTACTTCACAGCCGGAGATTAAGGTTGTGAAGCCCAGCTCCTTTGAAGAAGCCCAACAAGCAGTCGATCACCTTAAAAGTGGTTGTCTGGTAATGTGTAATGTTTCTGAACTCCCCTTTAAGCTAGCTCAGCGCATTATCGATTTTTTATCCGGTAGTATCGATATTCTCTCTGGAGATGTCGTGAAAGTGGGTAGTGGCGTTTTTCTCTACAGTTTGACGGAAATTGAAGTAGCGGGCTTCCAGGATCAGCGATCTGCTTAAATTTCTAACTCTCTAACCATCCAAAATCATTGTGATTAGTGCTGCAGAAGCACGAACGACAGGGGCATTGACTCCTAGATTGAGCTTCCTCAGCCTGAGGGGGCGTAATTCTAGTCTAAGCTAGGCATAGGTCATTGCGGCCTGCCCCTTACTGCAGACTATATCCTCATGATTGCCACAGATACTCAACGCAATTGGCAACCGATTATCCGACAAATGCAAACCGTTGTCGGCCAAGATGGGGTGATCGTCACGCCAGAAGAGTTATCGGTTTACGAGTGCGATGGCTTAGCGAGCTACCGACAACGACCTAGCCTGGTTGTTTTGCCACAAACGACGGAAGAGGTGGCAGCGGTGGTGGAGATTTGCGATCGCAACCAGATACCGTTCGTGGCCAGAGGCTCGGGAACAGGTCTGTCTGGCGGAGCAATGCCTACAGAAGGTTGTGTGTTAATCGTGACCTCCCGCATGAATAAAATCCTCGAAATTGATATTGAGAACCAATGCGTGGTGGTCCAACCGGGGGTGATTAATGCTTGGGTGACCCAGGCGGTCGCCCCTGATGGCTTTTACTATGCCCCTGATCCGTCCAGCCAGATTATTTGCTCCATCGGTGGCAATATTGCCGAGAATTCCGGTGGCGTCCACTGTCTCAAGTATGGGGTGACCACCAACCATGTCTTGGGAATGAAAATGGTCCTCACCAACGGTGAAGTGGTGGATCTAGGCGGCAAGGTTGCAGATATGCCAGGCTATGACCTGACAGGGGTGTTTGTGGGGTCGGAAGGGACCTTAGGCATTGCCACAGAAATTACCCTGAGAATTTTACGCAGCGCTGATGCTATTTCCGTGCTACTCGCTGATTTCACCACCATTGATGCCGCCGGAAAAACCGTTGCCGACATTATCGGGGCAGGGGTGATTCCCGCTGGCATGGAAATTATGGATAACTTCAGCATCAACGCGGTGGAAGATGTGGTGGCGACAGACTGCTATCCCCGCGATGCGGGTTCTATCCTCTTGATTGAGTTGGATGGTCTGCAAGTTGAAGTGAATGCCAGTAGTGAACGGGTCAAAGAAATTTGCCGCCAAAACGGGGCTCGAAATATCACCGTAGCCACAGAACCAGAAGAACGGCTGAGGCTTTGGCAGGGACGGAAAGCGGCTTTTGCAGCGGCTGGAAAGCTTAGTCCCAACTATTTTGTCCAAGATGGGGTGATTCCAAGAACTGAACTGGCCTACGTATTAGGCGAAATCAACGCCCTTGGTGATAAATTTGGCTACCGCATTGCCAATGTTTTCCATGCCGGAGACGGAAATTTACACCCGCTGATTCTTTATGATGAGTCGGTTCCGGGGTCTTTAGAAAAGGTGGAAGAGTTGGGAGGCGAAATTCTGAAGCTCTGTGTGCGCGTTGGCGGCAGTATTTCCGGTGAACATGGCATTGGGGCGGATAAACGCTGCTATATGCCGGATATGTTCTCGGAGGCGGATTTAGAGACGATGCAGTGGGTCCGTCATGTGTTTAACCCCAAGGAGTTAGCCAATCCTGGTAAGGTTTTTCCCACACCTCGCACCTGTGGGGAAGGGGCCCATACCCATTTACCTGTGGAGATTGATGGGGCGATGCTGTTTTAAGCAAGGTGTTGCATAAAATCACTCATATTCGGTTTCTTTTCGCTAATGTTCAATTTCATCGGAAGCTTGTGCTGCCGTGTTCTGCTGCGGTACCAATTCTTCTTTCATAAATTTGAACGTTTCATTGCAGACCTGAATCTGTAGCCTGCAATCTGGGAAAGCTATATCACATCGTTCCTTGCTCCCACGGCTTGTGTGGACTTTGAGCAATGATATTTGTAGTTTGGTGAGCGGCAATTAGAGAGCATCATGACAACTTGGTATTTCAACTACGGTAGCGATCGCCTTGGTCCTTTTGATGAAAAGCAGGCGATTGACCAAGCCAGACAAAATCCTAATGGCTATTGCTGGCGCCAGGGATTTACCGATTGGCTCCCCATCTCCCAAGTAGCCGAACTTCAGGGAGATGCGGTTGCCGCTGCAGCCCCACCTCCCCCACCTCCTGTAGGACCGGGTGCAGCCCATGAGATTGACTATCAAATTTTCGGCGAAGACATGCAGTTTGTCGAAGTCGAACTCGATCCAGGTGAAAGTGCCGTGGCTGAGGCGGGAGCGATGATGTACAAAGATGCCGTTGTCCAAATGGAAACCATCTTTGGCGATGGGTCAGCCCAAGCGTCCCAGGGGGGCTTTATGGATAAGTTAGTCGGCGCAGGCAAACGTCTGGTTACGGGCGAAAGCTTGTTCACAACTGTATTTACCCACGGCGGTCCCCAAGGGAAAGCCCATGTGGCCTTTGCGGCTCCCTATCCCGGCACCATTATTGCTGCCAAGCTTAGCGATTATGGCGGCCGGTTGATTTGTCAAAAAGATAGCTTCCTCTGCGCTGCCAAAGGAGTTCAAATTGGCATTCATTT includes:
- the glcD gene encoding glycolate oxidase subunit GlcD, with product MIATDTQRNWQPIIRQMQTVVGQDGVIVTPEELSVYECDGLASYRQRPSLVVLPQTTEEVAAVVEICDRNQIPFVARGSGTGLSGGAMPTEGCVLIVTSRMNKILEIDIENQCVVVQPGVINAWVTQAVAPDGFYYAPDPSSQIICSIGGNIAENSGGVHCLKYGVTTNHVLGMKMVLTNGEVVDLGGKVADMPGYDLTGVFVGSEGTLGIATEITLRILRSADAISVLLADFTTIDAAGKTVADIIGAGVIPAGMEIMDNFSINAVEDVVATDCYPRDAGSILLIELDGLQVEVNASSERVKEICRQNGARNITVATEPEERLRLWQGRKAAFAAAGKLSPNYFVQDGVIPRTELAYVLGEINALGDKFGYRIANVFHAGDGNLHPLILYDESVPGSLEKVEELGGEILKLCVRVGGSISGEHGIGADKRCYMPDMFSEADLETMQWVRHVFNPKELANPGKVFPTPRTCGEGAHTHLPVEIDGAMLF
- the eis gene encoding enhanced intracellular survival protein Eis, which produces MSQISHQHYEVGIPTTSRQVQALGQLLTQCFNVSAEHWQTFARQLGQDNLRVICHGDTVLGGLGIYPMGQWFGGQRIPMHGIAGVGIAPEYRGAGVARSLMAETVKTLHQQGVPLATLYASTSQLYRSVGFEQAGTYCLYELSTQSLTIQDRSLPITAMDPSDLAVLIELYEQRAQQTNGNLDRHPAIWEQMIEDDTPIYTYLIGEQAHPEGYVIFAHQVDSGCYNINIYDWVWITPAAGQRLWTFFADHRSLAKDIQWYGAPVDPLQLFLAEQTYQVKKTERWLMRIVDLPKALTLRGYPPALEAELHLQVDDPLVPANSGQFVLQVSQGQGQVRTGGRGDLKLNIRGLAPLYSSLLTAQELKLLGAVDGSREVLALATTLFSGPQPWLSDHF
- the nadA gene encoding quinolinate synthase NadA, whose product is MFTTALRPNDVLSTPHDLVGAINDLKKDLNAIVLAHYYQEPEIQDVADYLGDSLGLSRQAADTNAEVIVFAGVHFMAETAKILNPDKLVLLPDVDAGCSLADSCPPDQFATFKAAHPDHLVISYINCTAEIKAMSDIICTSSNAVHIVNQIPVDQPIIFAPDQNLGRYVMAETGRDLVLWQGSCIVHETFSERRLIELKTKNPQAEVIAHPECEATILRHASFIGSTTALLKYTQTSPLDTFIVATESGILHQMEKQAPGKQFIPAPPTGNCACNECPYMRLNTLEKLYVSMRDRKPEITIPEDIRQAALHPIQRMLEMSV
- a CDS encoding TIGR00266 family protein, with protein sequence MTTWYFNYGSDRLGPFDEKQAIDQARQNPNGYCWRQGFTDWLPISQVAELQGDAVAAAAPPPPPPVGPGAAHEIDYQIFGEDMQFVEVELDPGESAVAEAGAMMYKDAVVQMETIFGDGSAQASQGGFMDKLVGAGKRLVTGESLFTTVFTHGGPQGKAHVAFAAPYPGTIIAAKLSDYGGRLICQKDSFLCAAKGVQIGIHFQKKILTGLFGGEGFIMQKLDGTGLAFLHAGGTVVQRDLKAGETLHVDTGCLVALTDSVHYDIQQAGNVKSIIFGGEGLFFATLTGPGHVWLQSLPFSRMAGRMLAAAPQRSGGSSRGEGSLLGSLGDLLDGDNF
- a CDS encoding cell division protein SepF → MDNIIPLFSTSQPEIKVVKPSSFEEAQQAVDHLKSGCLVMCNVSELPFKLAQRIIDFLSGSIDILSGDVVKVGSGVFLYSLTEIEVAGFQDQRSA